The sequence below is a genomic window from Mycobacterium heidelbergense.
GCGGCTTCCATCTTCATCGCCTCGATGGTCGCGATGGCCTGACCGGCCTCGACTTCCTCGCCGACATCCGTGGTGACGGTCACGACGCCGGCAAAGGGTGCCGGGATGTGGCCGGGGTTGGTGCGGTCGGCCTTCTCGGCGGTCGGCACGTCGGCGGCGATGCCACGGTCGCGAACCAGCACGGGGCGCAGCTGCCCGTTGAGAATGCACATCACGGTGCGCATCCCGCGCTCGTCGGGATCGGAGATGGCCTCCAGGCCGATCAGCAATTCCACGCCGCGCTCGAGTTCGACGCGATGTTCCTCGCCATGGCGCAGCCCGTAGAAGAACTGATTGGCGCTGAGCCGAGAGGTGTCACCATATGTCTCGCGGTGGGCCGCCAGCTCGTTGGCCGGTCCGGGAAACAGCAGCCGATTCAGCGCCGCCTGGCGGGTGGCTCCGGGCGCCGCCAACGAGCCTTCGTCCTCGACCGACAGCGTCTGCTCGGGCTTCGCGGGCCCACGGCCGTGTAATGCCTTGGTACGCAGTGGCTCCGGCCAGCCACCGGGTGGATCGCCGAGCTCACCGCGCAGGAAGCCGACCACCGAGTCCGGGATGTCGTAACGCGCCGGGTCGGCCGCGAAGTCCTGCGCGGTGATCCCGGCACCGACCAGGGCCAGCGCCAGGTCTCCGACGACCTTGCTCGACGGCGTCACCTTGACGAGATGCCCGAGGATGGCGTCGGCACCGGCGTAGGCATTTTCGATGTCTTCGAACCGGTCGCCGAGACCGAGTGCGATGGCCTGTTGCCGCAGGTTCGACAATTGACCGCCGGGGATCTCGTGGCGATACACCCGCCCGGTGGGGGCCGGTAGCCCGGATTCGAACGGCGCGTACACCTTTCGCAGCGCCTCCCAGTATGGCTCGAGGTCGCACACCGCGGCCAGCGACAAACCGGTGTCATAAGGCGTGTGGGCGGCGGCGGCCACGATGGAGGACAGCGCCGGCTGGCTCGTTGTCCCCGCGAGTGGGGCCGCGGCGCCGTCGACGGCGTCGGCCCCGGCTTGCCAGGCCGCCATGTAGGTCGCCAGTTGGCCACCCGGGGTGTCGTGGGTATGCACGTGCACCGGCAGGTCGAATCGCGATTTGAGCGCCGACACCAGGGTCGCGGCGGCCGGTGGGCGCAACAGTCCCGCCATGTCCTTGATCGCCAGCACGTGCGCGCCCGCCATGACGATCTGCTCGGCCAGCTTCAGGTAGTAGTCGAGCGTGTAGAGGTTCTCGGCCGGATCGCTGAGATCGCCCGTGTAGGACATCGCGACCTCGGCCACCGCCGTTCCGGTTTCCCGGACGGCGTCGATCGCCGGGCGCATGGAATCGACGTTGTTCAGCGCATCGAAGATCCGGAAGATGTCGATCCCGGTTTGCGTGGCCTCCTCCACGAACGCCGAAGTGACGATCCGCGGATAGGGCGTGTAGCCCACCGTGTTTCGACCGCGCAGCAGCATCTGCAAACAGATGTTGGGCATCGCCTCACGCAACGCGGCCAGGCGCTGCCAGGGGTCTTCCTTCAGGAACCGCAGCGCCACGTCGTAGGTCGCCCCGCCCCAGCATTCCACCGACAACAACTGAGGCGTCGTCCGCGCGACGTAGGGCGCCACCTTGAGCAGGCCGGTGGTGCGAACCCGGGTCGCCAGCAGCGACTGATGCGCGTCCCGGAACGTCGTGTCGGTGACTCCCAAGGCCTTTGATTCCCGCATCCAGCGCGCGAACCCTTCCGGCCCCAGCTCGGTCAGGCGCTGTTTGGACCCCGGTGGCGGCGGCACGGACAGGTCGAGGTGCGGCAGCTTGTCGTGCGGATACACCGTCGAGGGCCGGGGACCGTGCGGCTGGTTGACCGTCACGTCGGCCAAATAACTGAGGATCTTGGTGCCGCGGTCGGCGCTGGAGTGCGCCGTCAGCAGCTGCGGGCGTTGGTCGATAAACGAGGTCGTCGCCCGGCCCGCCACAAAATCGGGGTCGGCGAGCACCGCCTGCAGGAATGCGGTGTTGGTCGTCACTCCGCGGATGCGGAATTCGGCCACCGCCCGTCGGGCCCGGCGCACGGCGGCCGCGAAATCCCGGCCGCGGCAGGTCAGCTTGACCAACATCGAATCGAAATGTGCCGATACTTCCGCACCCAAATGCGCGCCGTCGTCCAATCGGACGCCCGCACCACCGGGTGTGCGGTAGGCGGTGATGCGCCCGGTGTCCGGTCTAAAGCCGTTGGAGGGGTCCTCGGTGGTGATCCGGCATTGCAGTGCGGCCCCGTGCGTGGTGATCGAACGCTGGCTCAAACCGAGATCGCTAAGGCTTTCGCCGGAGGCGATGCGTAACTGGCTCGCCACCAGGTCGACGTCGGTGATCTCCTCGGTCACCGTGTGCTCCACCTGGATGCGTGGATTCATTTCGATGAACACGTAACGGCCACGTTCGTCGAGCAGGAACTCGACGGTGCCGGCGCAGGTGTAGCCGATGCGCCGCGCGAACGCCACCGCGTCCGCGCAGATCCTTTGCCGCAGTTCAGGATCGAGGTTTGGCGCCGGCGCGATCTCGATGACCTTCTGGTGCCGGCGCTGCACGCTGCAGTCCCGCTCGTAGAGGTGGATGACGTTGCCGTGGGCGTCGGCCAGGATCTGCACCTCGATGTGGCGCGGATTGGTGACCGCCTGCTCCAGGAACACCGTCGGATCGCCGAAGGCCGACTCGGCTTCCCGCGATGCCGCCTCGATCGCCTCGGCCAG
It includes:
- a CDS encoding pyruvate carboxylase, with the protein product MISKVLVANRGEIAIRAFRAAYELGMGTVAVYPDEDRNSAHRAKADESYQIGEIGHPVRAYLNVEDIVATAKACGADAIYPGYGFLSENPALAAACASAGITFVGPSVQVLELTGNKSRAVAEARAAGLPVLASSAPSSSTDELVSAAASMEFPLFVKAVAGGGGRGMRRVTDPADLAEAIEAASREAESAFGDPTVFLEQAVTNPRHIEVQILADAHGNVIHLYERDCSVQRRHQKVIEIAPAPNLDPELRQRICADAVAFARRIGYTCAGTVEFLLDERGRYVFIEMNPRIQVEHTVTEEITDVDLVASQLRIASGESLSDLGLSQRSITTHGAALQCRITTEDPSNGFRPDTGRITAYRTPGGAGVRLDDGAHLGAEVSAHFDSMLVKLTCRGRDFAAAVRRARRAVAEFRIRGVTTNTAFLQAVLADPDFVAGRATTSFIDQRPQLLTAHSSADRGTKILSYLADVTVNQPHGPRPSTVYPHDKLPHLDLSVPPPPGSKQRLTELGPEGFARWMRESKALGVTDTTFRDAHQSLLATRVRTTGLLKVAPYVARTTPQLLSVECWGGATYDVALRFLKEDPWQRLAALREAMPNICLQMLLRGRNTVGYTPYPRIVTSAFVEEATQTGIDIFRIFDALNNVDSMRPAIDAVRETGTAVAEVAMSYTGDLSDPAENLYTLDYYLKLAEQIVMAGAHVLAIKDMAGLLRPPAAATLVSALKSRFDLPVHVHTHDTPGGQLATYMAAWQAGADAVDGAAAPLAGTTSQPALSSIVAAAAHTPYDTGLSLAAVCDLEPYWEALRKVYAPFESGLPAPTGRVYRHEIPGGQLSNLRQQAIALGLGDRFEDIENAYAGADAILGHLVKVTPSSKVVGDLALALVGAGITAQDFAADPARYDIPDSVVGFLRGELGDPPGGWPEPLRTKALHGRGPAKPEQTLSVEDEGSLAAPGATRQAALNRLLFPGPANELAAHRETYGDTSRLSANQFFYGLRHGEEHRVELERGVELLIGLEAISDPDERGMRTVMCILNGQLRPVLVRDRGIAADVPTAEKADRTNPGHIPAPFAGVVTVTTDVGEEVEAGQAIATIEAMKMEAAVTAPKAGKVTRIAVARTAQVEGGDLLVVIG